CGTCTGTTGTTATTAGATGAACCATCAATGGGTCTTGCACCTTTATTGATAAAAGAAATTTTTTCGATAATACAAGATATCAATAAAGCAGGAACGACTGTTTTATTAGTAGAACAAAATGCTAATATGGCACTTTCAATAGCTAATCGTGCTTATGTTTTGGAAACAGGTCGCATTACACTTTCTGGTGATGCTAAAGAACTTGCTGCTAGTGAAGATGTACGTAAAGCATATTTAGGTGGCTAATTTAAAGCATTTGTAAATTTTTGCAGGGATTTGCTGCGGTTGCAGCGAATCCTTTTTTATAGAAAAAATTGTACGAGGTGAAAATATTATGTTCGTTATTAATAGAATGACAAAAAATCCTATGACAGTAACAGCTGATACTAAAGTTGACGAAGTAGCTTATTTAATGAAAAAACATAATTTTCGTCGTTTACCTGTTGTAGAAGATGGTAAATTAGTAGGATTTTTAAGTGACAGTGATATAATACGAGTATCACCATCACCTGCAACTACATTATCTAGATATGAAATAAATTCACTACTCGCTAAAATGTGCGTTCGAGATATCATGAAAAAAGATGTAATTTCTGTCAATGTAGATGCTACAATTGAAGAAGCAGCTCTTTTAATGTACAAAAATAAAATTGGCGGTATGCCAGTTGTAAGCAATGTCGGTGCGGTAGTCGGCGTTATCACTGAAACAGATATTTTTAAAACATTTGTTGATGTAATGGGCTTATTAGACAGTAAAACACGTATTACATTAGAAGTATCAGATAAAATTGGTGTAGTTAAAGATATCGCTACAATTTTTGGCGATGAAGGCGTAAGTATTGATAGCTTGATAACTTGTAAAAAAGATGATGGCAAATATGAAATCGTTATTCGTGCAGATATCAATGATGTGAATAATATAAAAACAAAATTGGAAGAAAAAGGATATAAAGTAATTCATACCGTTAAAATCGGTTGATTTTTTGGCTGTAACAATAGATTTTTATTTATTTTGTTACAGCCATTTTATTTATAATAAAGTGAAGACATATGCTATCAAAATAATTTATAATATAAATAGAAGGTATTATATGCTAATATTTGACAGATAATATATTTTTATGATAGTATGAGTAATAAAAATATAGCCCTTTAAAAAAATCCAGCGAGGTTAAAAGGGAGCACTATATATCTTTATATTGCGCTATCACTAGCTTTCTTATGCCTTCGCATAGGAAAGCTTTTTTGATTTTTGGGTTTCATTTAAGGTGCGAAGGAGTGAATATGTTGAGTAGAAACAACGTTTCCTTACGTGGCAAGAATATTCTCGGATTAGAATATTTTTCCGCAGAAGAAATCAATTTAGTGTTGGACACAGCAAAAGAAATGAAAAATATCATTCATCGTGATATTAAAAAATTACCAACACTGAGAGGTAAATCAGTTGTAACTTTATTTTATGAACCAAGTACAAGAACTCGTACTTCATTTGAGTTAGCTGGTAAGTATTTGAGTGCAGATGTTGTAAATATCACATCAAGCACTAGTAGTATCGTAAAAGGTGAAAGCCTTAGAGATACATTGTTGACTCTCGAAGATATGGGTGTAGATGCAATCATCAT
The window above is part of the Megamonas hypermegale genome. Proteins encoded here:
- a CDS encoding CBS and ACT domain-containing protein; translation: MFVINRMTKNPMTVTADTKVDEVAYLMKKHNFRRLPVVEDGKLVGFLSDSDIIRVSPSPATTLSRYEINSLLAKMCVRDIMKKDVISVNVDATIEEAALLMYKNKIGGMPVVSNVGAVVGVITETDIFKTFVDVMGLLDSKTRITLEVSDKIGVVKDIATIFGDEGVSIDSLITCKKDDGKYEIVIRADINDVNNIKTKLEEKGYKVIHTVKIG